A region from the Drosophila ananassae strain 14024-0371.13 chromosome 2L, ASM1763931v2, whole genome shotgun sequence genome encodes:
- the LOC6500423 gene encoding neuroligin-3 isoform X2, producing MGESQLLLLLRLLLLPVVLLGWISVADASTSDIYKNARLGHRIVQTRYGRLHGLILPLDSFRFLRSVEVFLGVPYATPPTKQNRFSPTRAPAPWDGIRISDKYSPVCPQRLPNIQNETAALEKMPKGRLEYLRRLLPFLENQSEDCLYLNVFSPVNAGANEKKLPVIVFIHGESFEWSSGNPYDGSVLASYGEVVVVTLNYRLGILGFLNANPNPHAHARVANYGLMDQMAALHWIQQNIQKFGGDPNSVTLAGHGTGAACINYLMTSPTMVRGLFHRAILMSGSAYSSWALVEDPVLFAIKLAKEVNCTIPEDLNRHHEQIVDCLRDVPLDDLYSADIQAPNFLTSFGPSVDGVVIRPGHSNLDIDDLMARNSRRSSADSGYQTSGGGGGPGGGSGGGPGNGGGSGSAFGGGYFGGGGGGSNTVNMGGHYDVLFGVVTGESIWRFSAHDIQNGFEGERRDKIIRTYVRNAYNYHLNEIFYTIVNEYTDWDRTSQHPINTRDTAVAALSDAQFVAPIVRAGDILAANSPPPVSSSSPSGSAGGNAAASTSAGSTQPSGRCYFYVFDYQTKDGDYPQRMGTVHGEDLPYIFGAPLVDGFSHFPQNYTKSETALSEAVMIFWTNFARTGNPNEHHRQDSSLPVSKERNRFRSITWENYDPLHQKYLEIGMKPRIKNHFRAHQLSIWLRLIPELHRAGMEDVIARHNLFRNHDDMDLYEGPVKPDPFGISTANAGSTSSSSSSSSRLLLIDEQLMMKKGRGLNASAYLNGILGVTTVEPNNMYTTCIPIGGNYSGSGGGGVFAPTTLANASSDTLASGFEAAGYAAYSTALSVTIAIGCSLLILNVLIFAGVYYQRDKTRLEVKTLQKQYQQRSLHQQVPYPPEPIKHAHYHMGHSQSSANVIVDVESHQDQAGQAAMLLQAAAAAAAAAANEKPPPPHICSNTGMQQQQVGGGSGGALNNGVLDGGKVSSDNLGNVTYSTSSKQQQQHQQQQQQQQQREHMQIKGMSGTQTFGRNATGSAGVGGVGIGGGAGGGGGGGGGSGGGASVVVSGSSVSYNPGMMTLPKSGGLHHAATLNYARNTAALNLAGGGTALVDSRGNVLLTSTPVSGGVSGVGGSGAGGTSAGGGDCMTLPRNLSLAAAGRHNPTTELQQYQQQQQQQQQSSKHQANGAVLTGMQSHHIRGPRPPLRTASSTTTNSSSNNSAMGVAVGGGVLLDQTPSGGSSSSGVSSAPSSSKGHHTHSHSHTAHLVHSHPHPHPHTSEGMVLTSASPVGGQQQQQQQQQQVPQAAMDEMRV from the exons ATGGGGGAAAGCCAGCTGTTGCTCTTACTGCGGCTCCTGCTACTGCCTGTCGTGCTTCTCGGCTGGATTAGTGTTGCCGATGCATCCACCTCGGACATCTATAAGAACGCCCGTCTGGGCCACCGCATCGTCCAGACGCGCTACGGCCGCCTTCACGGGCTCATCCTGCCGCTGGACAGTTTCCGGTTCCTGCGATCCGTGGAGGTCTTTCTGGGCGTACCATATGCCACTCCGCCCACCAAACAGAATAG GTTTAGTCCCACGCGAGCACCAGCGCCCTGGGACGGTATCCGCATCTCGGACAAGTATAGTCCCGTCTGTCCCCAGAGACTGCCCAACATCCAAAACGAGACAGCAGCACTAGAGAAGATGCCCAAGGGCCGCCTAGAGTACTTGAGGCGACTGCTGCCTTTTCTGGAGAATCAGTCCGAGGACTGCCTTTACTTGAATGTCTTTTCGCCGGTTAATG CCGGAGCCAATGAGAAGAAATTGCCAGTGATTGTGTTTATACATGGCGAGTCCTTTGAGTGGAGCAGCGGAAATCCCTACGATGGCAGTGTCCTGGCCAGCTACGGAGAAGTGGTGGTGGTGACACTCAACTATCGTCTGGGGATATTAG GTTTCCTGAATGCCAATCCCAATCCCCATGCCCACGCACGGGTGGCCAACTATGGCCTGATGGATCAGATGGCTGCCCTCCACTGGATTCAGCAGAATATCCAAAAGTTCGGCGGGGATCCAAATTCGGTGACCTTGGCGGGCCATGGAACTGGCGCGGCATGCATTAACTACTTGATGACCTCGCCCACAATGGTCAGGGGTCTCTTCCACCGGGCCATCCTGATGTCGGGCTCCGCATACTCCTCCTGGGCCTTGGTGGAGGATCCAGTGCTGTTCGCCATCAAGCTTGCCAAGGAGGTGAACTGCACCATTCCCGAGGATCTGAATCGCCATCACGAACAAATTGTCGACTGCCTGAGGGACGTGCCACTAGATGACCTATACAGTGCCGACATACAGGCCCCCAACTTCCTTACATCCTTCGGGCCATCG GTTGATGGCGTTGTCATACGACCCGGGCATTCCAATCTCGATATCGATGATTTAATGGCGCGCAACTCGAGGCGTTCCTCGGCGGACTCCGGCTACCAGACATCCGGCGGTGGAGGTGGTCCTGGCGGCGGATCTGGCGGGGGCCCCGGGAATGGTGGTGGCTCCGGATCGGCATTCGGCGGTGGATATTTCGGTGGAGGTGGCGGCGGATCGAATACGGTAAACATGGGCGGTCACTATGACGTCCTGTTTGGCGTCGTTACGGGCGAATCGATTTGGCGCTTCAGTGCCCATGATATACAGAACGGTTTCGAGGGCGAGAGGCGCGATAAAATTATCCGCACCTACGTCCGCAATGCCTACAATTATCACCTCAACGAGATATTCTATACG ATTGTGAACGAGTACACCGACTGGGATCGCACCTCGCAGCATCCGATCAACACCAGGGATACTGCTGTGGCCGCTCTATCCGATGCCCAGTTTGTGGCGCCAATTGTCCGGGCCGGCGATATCCTGGCCGCCAATTCCCCGCCCCCTGTGAGCTCATCCTCGCCATCGGGCTCCGCGGGCGGAAATGCAGCTGCCTCCACATCGGCAGGCTCTACCCAGCCCTCGGGTCGCTGCTACTTTTACGTATTCGACTACCAAACCAAGGACGGGGACTATCCGCAGCGAATGGGCACTGTGCACGGCGAGGACCTGCCCTACATATTCGGAGCCCCGCTGGTGGACGGTTTCAGCCACTTTCCCCAGAACTACACAAAATCGGAGACAGCTCTGTCCGAAGCGGTCATGATTTTCTGGACAAACTTTGCGCGCACCGG CAATCCCAATGAACATCATCGCCAGGACTCTTCGCTTCCCGTTTCCAAGGAGCGGAACCGCTTTCGCAGCATCACCTGGGAAAATTATGATCCGCTGCATCAAAAGTATTTGGAAATAG GAATGAAGCCGCGCATTAAGAATCACTTTCGGGCCCATCAACTCTCGATTTGGCTGCGCCTGATACCGGAGCTACATCGCGCCGGAATGGAGGATGTGATAGCCCGGCACAATCTGTTCCGCAATCACGACGATATGGACCTGTACGAGGGACCCGTTAAACCAGATCCATTCGGCATATCAACAGCCAACGCCGGCTCAACatcgtcctcgtcgtcgtcgtcctcgCGCCTCCTGCTCATCGATGAGCAATTGATGATGAAGAAGGGACGCGGTCTAAATGCCTCCGCCTATTTGAACGGCATATTGGGCG TTACCACGGTGGAGCCGAACAACATGTACACGACCTGTATACCCATCGGAGGAAATTACTCCGGCAGTGGGGGTGGTGGTGTTTTTGCGCCAACTACCTTAGCCAATGCCTCGTCGGATACCCTGGCGTCCGGTTTCGAGGCGGCCGGCTATGCCGCCTACTCCACGGCCCTCAGCGTGACGATAGCCATTGGCTGCAGCCTGCTGATCCTGAACGTGCTCATATTCGCCGGAGTCTACTACCAGCGGGACAAGACGCGTCTGGAGGTGAAGACCCTGCAGAAGCAGTACCAGCAGCGCAGTCTCCACCAGCAGGTCCCCTATCCGCCGGAGCCCATCAAGCACGCCCACTACCACATGGGTCACTCCCAGAGCTCGGCCAACGTCATCGTGGACGTGGAGAGTCACCAGGACCAGGCCGGTCAGGCGGCCATGTTGCTTCAGGCAGCTGCCGCGGcggccgctgctgccgccaaCGAGAAGCCGCCCCCGCCACATATCTGCTCCAATACAG gcatgcaacagcagcaggtgGGCGGCGGCAGCGGTGGGGCACTGAATAACGGTGTGTTAGATGGTGGCAAGGTGAGCAGCGATAACCTCGGCAATGTCACCtacagcaccagcagcaagcagcagcagcaacatcagcagcagcaacagcaacagcagcagcgcgAGCACATGCAAATCAAGGGAATGTCCGGCACGCAAACATTCGGCCGGAATGCTACCGGTTCAGCGGGTGTGGGCGGAGTCGGAATCGGAGGTGGGGCAGGCGGCGGaggcggtggtggcggtggttcCGGTGGCGGCGCCTCCGTTGTCGTCTCCGGCAGCAGTGTGAGCTACAATCCCGGAATGATGACGCTGCCCAAGTCAGGCGGGCTGCACCATGCGGCCACTTTGAATTATGCGCGAAACACGGCCGCCTTGAATCTAGCCGGAGGTGGCACCGCCCTCGTCGACAGTCGCGGCAATGTCCTGCTCACCAGCACGCCAGTGAGTGGCGGAGTCTCCGGTGTTGGCGGCTCCGGGGCCGGTGGCACCTCTGCTGGCGGCGGTGATTGCATGACTCTGCCACGAAATCTCAGTCTGGCGGCCGCAGGACGACACAATCCCACGACAG AACTCCAGCAataccaacagcagcagcaacagcaacagcagtcgAGCAAACATCAGGCCAACGGAGCTGTCCTTACTGGAATGCAATCTCACCACATACGCGGTCCACGCCCACCGCTGCGTACCGCCTCTTCCACGACTACCAACAGTAGTAGCAATAACTCGGCCATGGGCGTGGCAGTGGGCGGTGGCGTTCTACTAGACCAGACACCCtccggcggcagcagcagcagcggcgttAGCAGTGCGCCGAGCTCATCGAAGGGTCACCACACCCACTCGCACTCGCACACCGCCCACCTGGTCCACTCCCATCCGCATCCACATCCGCACACCTCCGAGGGCATGGTCCTGACATCCGCCTCGCCCGTGGGCggccaacagcagcagcagcagcaacaacaacaggtgCCCCAAGCCGCAATGGACGAGATGCGCGTCTGA